The Lampris incognitus isolate fLamInc1 chromosome 4, fLamInc1.hap2, whole genome shotgun sequence genome segment CACCTTGGTCAGACAGTGGGTGCACACGCCTGCACATGACATAAACACCCTCTAACCACCCTGGCAACACACGCAACTCTGGATCTGAAAGTATCTGTCTGTAAATATAAACTTTTTGTCCTCTTCTCGCAGCGTTGCCATGCTCATCTCTCCTCATTCGTGTCCCTCTGTTACCTAACTTGAGAAAATAATGGTGACATGGCACACTCATTTAATCAAATCATTGTGCACCTCCACTGCAATTACGCCGTTCTTCAAAGCCGCCCTTTCAGCCTCAGATTTATTTCTATATTTACTGCTGCGTAAGCGGTGCCCACGAAAAACAGGCTCGGGTTCTATAAGGCCCTTTGTGTCTGCTGTGCTTATTGTGAGAATTTGTTTTCAAAAGGGCAAGCCACTGCAGACATAAAGGCCGAGAAGTGAGTGGGTTTAAATCCGCACCAAGAGTTGGCAGAAAAGTTGTCTTCTACCTTCTGTGGTTCACCAGGACCGTCTGTGTTTTCGCTAGAATGCAGAATTGGCCACAGGGGAAAGACACAACTAGATGTTGTTTAATCCATAGATTGCATTGTACAGTTTACTTTCACACACCTCACTTTTCCTCTGTAGTGGGGAGAggccacattaaaaaaaacaaaaacaaaaaacaataggaAGTCACTAGAAACATTATGGATACTCCCTGGATTATCATGTTTAAAAAACCTATTCAGTACCATGTGTTACAGACACCCAGCTACTACCAATGTTCCCTCTGCCCACCTACCCCAAGTTACGCATGTAGTTATATAAGAGCTCATCGGAAAGGGAAAGTAAGCTCATTCAAACCTCACTTTCCTCAAAACACCCCTGAGAGATTTGTTTTCCATAGCCACTCATCCAGTACTTCACGTGGATTACAAGAGAGCATGGAATAGTACTATGCCAACCAAATGGTAAAAATCTGAGAGAGAAATAACAACATGAAGAGAGCCATATCCTGTTATGGTGGGCCATGGGAGAGGCTTGGTTCTGCTGGTCTGGACCAGCGGGTCACAGCCTCCTTTTCCTCACCCGTCTGAATCACTGTTTACATAGACAGGAAGGCTGGCCGCTACAACACCATCTGCTGCTGCTAAACGTCTCAGAGTTGCCTGTGGCTTTAGCAAGGAGGGGTTTGTTTTTCCCCCTACAGCTAAGTTTCTAAAAGCAGAGACAAGTCAAAACCAAAGCCAGGGATTGAGAGGAGCAGAGCCCAGCCTCAGAAACCACCGCTCGTCTGGCCCCTCAGCCCTTACGCACTCAACACACCCCCGCCTTCTGGGGGCAAGGGGCCCTATTCAATTAAATATCCTAACCCAGTTTTCTGGAGAATGAGACAAAACACATCAGTGTTGCAACAGTACACCAAATTGTGTCAATCCATTGTGCTTGCAaattgacttaaaaaaaaaactcacaacaAAAAACAATATCAGAATACGCAGACTGCATATTCAGAAAGTGATCTTGCCATCTTTTCAACATTACCGGTATCAAGATTGACTTGTTCCTTGAGTCTAGACCCTTCCTTAGCCACATTGTGGTGCCAGTGTTGTTTCCGCTCCAAATAGGAGTGGGCGGGAGGGTGGAGTATGCCATGTTGGTTTTGAATGAGTTTCCTGCTGTAGTAATAAGAGTAAAATTAGAGTTTTATGTGAGCTTTAGGTTAGATAGAAACATGGCTGTCTTGAAATGGTAAGGAATTTAACCTACTTCCCTGTAAAGAAACACCCTTCTGTTGGGATAGTAGCATTTCTAAATTCTCTAAAAACAAAATGGTTGTAGTCCACTGATTATGAAGCAAGTGACAACTTGAGGTTTATTTGTGAAGAGCAATTACTGGAGATGGAAAGGACTGAAGTCACAAATCAGGAACCATTTTATTTAGCCAAGTTAGTTTGCACATACAAAGAATTTGACCCGATGGGATGCTCACATAAAACATACAAGGCATTAAACAACAGCATATAAGAAGACATATAACATTACATAGAACAATATCTTGGAATTTCTAAGTTTAGTAAGTTAGAAGTAAAGAATTTTGGGTACTAGCCAATGCAGCTACTTTACATTCAATGAAGTCAAGACCAAGTCTCTTCTTTGGGAGGTCTCTGCTGGCATCTAGTGGATTGTACAGGGTCACATACTCTACATCATCACCCCGCAAGTGGAACTTCACACCATATTATACGGATCAGTGGATTACACATACAACCATGCAGAcagacacatcttccacacacactTAGTACACATTTGTAAAGACACAGATAAGGACCTCTATCTTGTTGATTATCAATGAAATTGGACATCTCAAGCACATTCTTCTTTTGTACAGAAATGTATCAGACAGGAGCATACAGCTTCACAGCTCTAGGTGAGACAGGCACTAGTATTCTCAAGTTTAGAATACATTACTCTAAGAAAAGTAGAATAAATAGTTCAGGAACTCAGTTTACAAAAACCCATATGTGTTGACTTTACCACTAATTGTACCAACCCACTTCAGTCCAGACATTATGGACTCAAGTGTATCGTAGTGGATGGTAGGCAATGTTGCAATTTAACCTCCATAATGTCTGTACAGCAGGAAAAAAGTCAACAAAATGTATGTAGACTGCTCATTAAATTTAAATCTACACTAACAGAGCATAAAGCCCAAGTTGAGAAATTACACCTGGAATTAAGGTGCATAATGATGcacaaaaaaaaggtaaaaattcAAAGCATAGGCAATATATGAATTCCACTCCAGGTCAACTTGAAAGCTACAAAAAGCTCTTTAGTAAAAATCTATTTTTTACCATTCTCAACATGGCGCTATTGTATATGTGTCATCATACATTGGACAGCGTGATAAACAGCATTACTTAATGTTTTAGTCCATTTCTTTGGTATGTGGTGCGCTTGGCAATGCCAAGGTTATTGGAGCAGTTGCAAGTGGTGAGCCTATGTTCTTTTGGCGGGTTTAGCAATGAGCTGCCTTTCTCTCTCAAGCTCCTTTTCACGTTGCTGCTCTTTTTCCAGTGCTTCCTTCTGTTTCTGCTGCTGCAGCTTCAGAGCTCTTTTCTGTAAGAGGAAAGACCCATCAACATCCAATTAATGAAGCcagcaatttatttatttatttaaaatttatttctgatttttccctttttctcccaatttagtggccaatcgatccctattttaattcaaacacccaccctcgtactgcatgcgttcgccaactgcatctctccagccggcagtatcgaaggagacacctccccactttcgtgacaaggcgactccaggccgaaccactgctttttccaaaacacacagagacgcattcatgtgacgaacacaagccgactccgcccccctcccgaagacagcgctgccaattatcgctgcttcatcgagtccggccatagtcggatctgacaagaccggggcgcgaacccaggtccccagtgggcaactgcatcgacacaaagccgatgcttaggccgctacaccaccgcggaccagcAATTTATTTTTATCCATCATCAACATATGTACTTTATATTTTCACCAAATAATATTGCAAACCACGAATTTAGCCAGTTTGTAGAGTATTAACAAAAAGTATTGTAAAGCAAAGCTGACCTTTAGTTTTGTTGTTTTCTCATGGAGCATTATCATCTCTTTCCGTATGTTCACCAGTTTATTGTGGTAAACTTTTGCCTCTGTAAACTGATATCAACATATTGGATGATAAATGATAAGTCATGCCTTCCGGCTACAACGGAGAGAATAAAGGAAGGATCATAACAGGTAGCTAACATACCAGTGAGTTGAGGTTCAGCAGGGCATTACACTCTCTGAACTTGGTTACTTCCTGGTCTAGGGTTTCTAGTAGTATCACCTGGTTTTTCCTAGTCAAGACAAAAATGACAGAACAGCACAAAGAAATAGATTTAAGCTTGGATAGTGTCTCACACAAACAAACTGAAATTGGAGGGAACAAGTGCAGCCATCATAATGACTCATAACAAGATTGTTAGATCAGAATGTTAATCAATgtttaaacgttgtgtccagatgaactgattcaactttctttgtaaGATTAGAATGCTTTTTAATTCAACTTAATACAAGATATATATGGATATGCATATCTTTTAAAAAGTTGGACATTTAGGGGGTTTAAAAGGACCTTTTAGGCCATGTCTTAGTGACTTCTTTTGAGTATTCAGCACATATGCGCCCCTTTCCTTTACTACTACTGACCCTTTAAAACAGTCATAAATTATAATGCAGGCAACAAACTGTCTAAGTAGTTTGAAAGGATAATCAAATCAGCAGCAAaaaatatacactgatcagccaaaacattaaaaccacttgtgtaggtccccctcgtgccgccaaaacagctctgacccatcaaggcattgactccacaagacctctgaa includes the following:
- the bloc1s6 gene encoding biogenesis of lysosome-related organelles complex 1 subunit 6, with product MELERGEDGSPSSQGSPSHNTDLGLTHQESMPPEGSVLLDEPVVVDENVVTKLTEGLLSHYLPDLQNSKQALQELSKNQVILLETLDQEVTKFRECNALLNLNSLFTEAKVYHNKLVNIRKEMIMLHEKTTKLKKRALKLQQQKQKEALEKEQQREKELERERQLIAKPAKRT